Proteins found in one Longimicrobium sp. genomic segment:
- a CDS encoding phosphoadenylyl-sulfate reductase yields MSALALPQVDEALECASAERVLRWALDAFAPGRLGVVSAFGPGSIVLIDLLHAIGADLPVVFIDTLHHFPETLDLVERVRERYDLDLRVYRPADTIEAFEAQYGPRLWERDLERYQQVAKVEPFQRATEGLDGWITGRRRDQAHTRSVLPVVERGERVRVNPLASWNRAEVWGYIVRNRLPYNALHDQGYASIGDAPLTTPTASGEDERAGRWRGHAKTECGIHVASP; encoded by the coding sequence ATGAGCGCGCTGGCGCTGCCGCAGGTGGACGAGGCGCTGGAGTGCGCCTCGGCGGAGCGGGTGCTGCGCTGGGCGCTGGATGCGTTCGCGCCGGGGCGGCTGGGGGTGGTCTCGGCCTTCGGGCCGGGGAGCATCGTGCTGATCGACCTGCTGCACGCGATCGGCGCGGACCTGCCCGTCGTCTTCATCGACACGCTGCACCACTTCCCCGAGACGCTGGATCTGGTCGAGCGGGTGCGCGAGCGATACGACCTGGACCTGCGCGTCTACCGACCGGCGGACACGATCGAGGCGTTCGAAGCGCAGTACGGGCCGCGGCTCTGGGAGCGGGACCTGGAGCGGTACCAGCAGGTCGCGAAGGTGGAGCCCTTCCAGCGCGCGACGGAGGGGCTGGACGGGTGGATCACCGGCCGCCGCCGCGACCAGGCCCACACCCGCAGCGTCCTCCCCGTGGTCGAGCGCGGCGAGCGGGTGCGCGTGAACCCGCTGGCGTCGTGGAACCGCGCCGAGGTGTGGGGCTACATCGTGCGCAACCGGCTGCCGTACAACGCGCTCCACGACCAGGGCTACGCCAGCATCGGCGACGCGCCGCTCACCACGCCCACCGCCTCGGGCGAGGACGAGCGCGCCGGGCGCTGGCGGGGCCACGCGAAAACGGAGTGCGGCATCCACGTCGCCTCGCCCTGA
- a CDS encoding polyprenyl synthetase family protein, with amino-acid sequence MSTDAMRRYVGGALLRRADEQQWDAMRVLAGLAGGISAAGPSELAVRACRAAGGADEAAFPAAASLHALHAAIHLVDDLIDGEERSVVDMPPGLRANLALALQCMAVEMLDEAPAAIRAPLMRAVAAAGRETSRGQEMDAAGAEDEDAYWRIVEAKTPPLFTAALRMGALSGGAAPEDAEALAAAGIPLGILVQLGDDLGDVMGAEIHPDWQRPGDNVALRFALEADHPDREHFHALVPRVATDPAAHAIAREILVRSGAFAFCVHHMRIAAEHARRGVLAAALPDPAPVLEMIDRLAAPVTDLLAQVGVDEHDLEPALV; translated from the coding sequence ATGAGCACCGATGCGATGCGGCGGTACGTGGGCGGCGCGCTCCTCCGGCGCGCCGACGAGCAGCAGTGGGACGCCATGCGCGTGCTGGCCGGGCTGGCGGGCGGGATCAGCGCCGCCGGGCCGTCGGAGCTGGCGGTGCGGGCGTGCCGCGCGGCTGGGGGCGCGGACGAGGCGGCGTTCCCCGCGGCCGCGTCGCTGCACGCGCTGCACGCCGCCATCCACCTGGTCGACGACCTGATCGACGGCGAGGAGCGCTCGGTGGTGGACATGCCGCCCGGGCTGCGCGCCAACCTCGCGCTGGCCCTGCAGTGCATGGCGGTGGAGATGCTGGACGAAGCGCCGGCGGCGATCCGCGCGCCGCTGATGCGCGCCGTGGCCGCCGCCGGGCGGGAAACGTCGCGCGGGCAGGAGATGGACGCCGCGGGCGCGGAGGACGAGGACGCGTACTGGCGGATCGTGGAGGCGAAGACGCCGCCGCTCTTCACCGCCGCGCTGCGGATGGGTGCCCTGAGCGGCGGCGCGGCGCCGGAAGATGCGGAGGCGCTCGCGGCGGCCGGCATCCCGCTCGGCATCCTGGTGCAGCTCGGCGACGACCTGGGCGACGTGATGGGCGCGGAGATCCACCCCGACTGGCAGCGGCCGGGCGACAACGTGGCGCTGCGCTTCGCGCTGGAGGCCGACCACCCGGACCGCGAGCACTTCCACGCGCTGGTGCCACGCGTCGCCACCGACCCGGCCGCGCACGCGATTGCCAGGGAGATCCTGGTGCGCTCCGGCGCCTTCGCCTTCTGCGTGCACCACATGCGCATCGCGGCGGAGCACGCGCGGCGCGGCGTCCTGGCCGCCGCGCTGCCCGACCCCGCGCCGGTGCTGGAGATGATCGACCGCCTGGCCGCCCCCGTCACCGACCTCCTCGCCCAGGTCGGCGTGGACGAGCACGACCTCGAGCCCGCGCTGGTGTGA
- the cysC gene encoding adenylyl-sulfate kinase yields MSTVLDAPSARNLTWHAGQVTRADRERARGHRGAAVWLTGLSGSGKSTLARALEEELFRRGVEAYVLDGDNLRHGLNRDLGFSPADRAENIRRVGEVARLLADFGAVAVTAFISPYRADRDGVRALMDEGDFLEVFVDADLATCEARDPKGLYAKARRGEIAEFTGISAPYEAPAAPELVVDSARHDVAGCVAQVIGLLEARGIIAAAGLAAENEDERKD; encoded by the coding sequence GTGAGCACCGTCCTGGACGCGCCCTCCGCGCGCAACCTGACGTGGCACGCCGGCCAGGTGACGCGCGCCGACCGCGAGCGCGCCCGCGGCCACCGCGGCGCCGCCGTCTGGCTCACCGGGCTTTCCGGCTCGGGAAAGAGCACGCTGGCGCGGGCGCTGGAAGAGGAGCTGTTCCGGCGCGGCGTGGAAGCCTACGTCCTGGACGGCGACAACCTGCGCCACGGGCTGAACCGCGACCTGGGCTTCTCGCCCGCCGACCGGGCGGAGAACATCCGCCGCGTGGGCGAGGTGGCGCGGCTGCTGGCCGACTTCGGCGCGGTGGCCGTCACCGCCTTCATCTCGCCCTACCGCGCCGACCGCGACGGGGTGCGCGCGCTGATGGACGAGGGCGATTTCCTGGAGGTGTTCGTGGACGCCGACCTCGCGACCTGCGAGGCGCGCGACCCCAAAGGGCTGTATGCGAAGGCGCGCCGCGGCGAGATCGCCGAGTTCACCGGGATCTCCGCGCCCTACGAGGCCCCCGCCGCGCCCGAGCTGGTGGTCGACAGCGCGCGCCACGACGTGGCCGGGTGCGTCGCCCAGGTGATCGGGCTGCTGGAGGCGCGGGGAATCATCGCCGCCGCGGGGCTCGCGGCGGAAAACGAAGACGAGCGAAAGGACTGA
- a CDS encoding M20/M25/M40 family metallo-hydrolase: MTRSRMRPASIVPLAAFAASLLAAGVAAAQQGQAPADERYPTRWAPRIASAPAVRDALRWLDGNFPAQVQEWVRITQIPAQSTHEQQRGAYVAEQMRAAGLEVSADSIGNVTGRRRGSGGGPTVVFATHMDTVHPMDTDVTVKVDGGILRAPGVFDNSASVADMLAVIRAMNQAGVRTRGDVVLVATVQEELGLVGMDWWLAHNPRPDMVVAVDGGLGPVSYGALGIYWTRYHLTGEGSHTNTSTGKPHPAHAMADAIRSIYELRVPENQGGAVYNVGMVGGGKVFNAIPQDVWFTVDLRSVNPALLDSLDAEITGRVQRAATENHVAWSREAVQHQRAAGTEEMLRDRRADPIVQTALDVHRFLGIPARAEATGSTDSNMAVTRGIPSISVGRARGGDQHTLSEWADRDSALPATRMLLLLAVSLAGMR; the protein is encoded by the coding sequence ATGACGCGCTCCCGCATGCGACCCGCATCCATCGTCCCGCTCGCCGCTTTTGCCGCGTCGCTCCTTGCCGCCGGTGTCGCGGCCGCGCAGCAGGGGCAGGCGCCGGCGGACGAGCGCTATCCCACGCGCTGGGCGCCGCGGATCGCGAGCGCGCCGGCGGTGCGCGACGCGCTGCGGTGGCTGGACGGCAACTTTCCCGCGCAGGTGCAGGAGTGGGTGCGCATCACGCAGATCCCCGCGCAGTCCACGCACGAGCAGCAGCGCGGCGCCTACGTGGCCGAGCAGATGCGCGCGGCGGGGCTGGAGGTGTCGGCCGACTCCATCGGCAACGTCACGGGGCGACGGCGGGGGAGCGGCGGCGGGCCGACGGTGGTCTTCGCCACGCACATGGACACCGTGCACCCGATGGACACCGACGTCACGGTGAAGGTCGACGGCGGCATCCTGCGCGCGCCGGGCGTGTTCGACAACTCCGCGTCGGTGGCCGACATGCTGGCCGTGATCCGCGCGATGAACCAGGCCGGCGTGCGCACCCGCGGCGACGTTGTCCTCGTCGCCACGGTGCAGGAGGAGCTGGGGCTGGTGGGGATGGACTGGTGGCTGGCCCACAACCCGCGCCCCGACATGGTGGTGGCGGTGGACGGCGGGCTGGGGCCGGTGAGCTACGGCGCGCTGGGGATCTACTGGACGCGCTACCACTTGACCGGCGAGGGAAGCCACACCAACACCTCCACCGGCAAGCCGCACCCGGCGCACGCCATGGCCGACGCCATCCGCTCCATCTACGAGCTGCGCGTGCCCGAGAACCAGGGCGGCGCCGTGTACAACGTGGGGATGGTGGGCGGCGGCAAGGTGTTCAACGCCATCCCGCAGGACGTGTGGTTCACCGTCGACCTGCGCTCCGTGAACCCCGCGCTCCTCGATTCGCTCGACGCCGAGATCACCGGCCGCGTGCAGCGCGCGGCGACGGAGAACCACGTGGCGTGGAGCCGCGAGGCCGTGCAGCACCAGCGCGCCGCGGGAACGGAGGAGATGCTTCGCGACCGGCGCGCCGACCCGATCGTGCAGACCGCGCTGGACGTGCACCGCTTCCTGGGCATCCCCGCGCGCGCCGAGGCGACAGGGTCCACCGATTCGAACATGGCGGTGACGCGCGGCATCCCCTCCATCTCGGTGGGCCGCGCGCGCGGCGGCGACCAGCACACGCTAAGCGAATGGGCCGACCGCGACAGCGCCCTCCCCGCGACCCGGATGCTCCTCCTCCTCGCCGTCAGCCTCGCCGGGATGCGATAG
- the cysS gene encoding cysteine--tRNA ligase: MPIRFYNTLTRREEEFVPLAEGRAGVYCCGPTVYAAPHIGNLRTFFFADTLRRFLEFRGLQVRFVMNLTDVDDKTIRGALRDGVKLDAYTQPFIDSLFRDFDRLGIRHADAHPRATHYVPQMVDIIRRLEKRGMAYEADGSVYFDISEFPGYGKLSKVDVSAGRRGERVAADEYDRDDVRDFVLWKGAKPEDEQVGAVWDTPWGPGRPGWHIECSAMAMDELGETFDIHLGGVDLVFPHHEDEIAQSEGATGKPFVRYWLHGEFLLLEGDKMAKSTGNIFNLQDLVERGVKPSAIRYLFLTAHYRSKLNFTFAALESANEAVRRIRGTRTRLRGHPEARDPDPADEPVLHPLADEVLAGFTGAMDADLNTSVALSELHRLASGVNQRLETLGAKPISSAEKQAALDAFERIDGVFGFLALAEREAEVDGDLAAWVEERIAARQAARKSRDFATADAIRAELSARGVTVEDTAQGARWSVTG, translated from the coding sequence ATGCCGATCCGCTTCTACAACACGCTGACCCGCAGGGAAGAGGAGTTCGTCCCCCTGGCCGAAGGCCGGGCGGGGGTGTACTGCTGCGGCCCCACCGTCTACGCGGCGCCGCACATCGGCAACCTGCGCACCTTCTTCTTCGCCGACACGCTCCGGCGCTTCCTGGAGTTCCGCGGGCTGCAGGTCCGGTTCGTGATGAACCTGACCGACGTGGACGACAAGACCATCCGCGGCGCCCTCCGCGACGGGGTGAAGCTGGACGCCTACACGCAGCCGTTCATCGACTCGCTCTTTCGCGATTTCGACCGGCTGGGGATCCGCCACGCCGACGCGCATCCGCGCGCCACGCACTACGTGCCGCAGATGGTGGACATCATCCGCCGCCTGGAGAAGCGCGGGATGGCGTACGAGGCCGACGGCTCGGTCTACTTCGACATCTCCGAGTTCCCCGGCTACGGCAAGCTGAGCAAGGTCGACGTCTCGGCCGGGCGGCGCGGCGAGCGGGTGGCGGCCGACGAGTACGACCGCGACGACGTGCGCGACTTCGTGCTGTGGAAGGGCGCGAAGCCCGAGGACGAGCAGGTGGGCGCGGTGTGGGACACGCCCTGGGGGCCCGGGCGCCCGGGGTGGCACATCGAGTGCTCGGCCATGGCCATGGACGAGCTGGGCGAGACCTTCGACATCCACCTGGGCGGGGTGGACCTGGTCTTTCCGCACCACGAGGACGAGATCGCCCAGAGCGAGGGGGCCACGGGAAAGCCGTTCGTGCGCTACTGGCTGCACGGCGAGTTCCTGCTCCTGGAGGGCGACAAGATGGCCAAGAGCACCGGCAACATCTTCAACCTCCAGGACCTGGTGGAGCGCGGGGTGAAGCCGTCGGCCATCCGCTACCTGTTCCTGACCGCGCACTACCGCAGCAAGCTGAACTTCACCTTCGCGGCGCTGGAGAGCGCGAACGAGGCGGTGCGGCGCATCCGCGGCACGCGCACGCGGCTGCGCGGGCATCCCGAGGCGCGCGACCCCGACCCGGCCGACGAGCCGGTGCTGCACCCGCTGGCCGACGAGGTGCTGGCCGGCTTCACCGGGGCCATGGACGCGGACCTGAACACCAGCGTGGCGCTTTCCGAGCTGCATCGCCTCGCCAGCGGGGTGAACCAGCGGCTGGAAACGCTGGGCGCGAAGCCCATCTCGTCTGCCGAGAAGCAGGCGGCGCTGGACGCGTTCGAGCGCATCGACGGCGTATTCGGCTTCCTGGCGCTGGCCGAGCGCGAGGCGGAGGTGGACGGGGATCTCGCGGCGTGGGTGGAGGAGCGCATCGCCGCGCGGCAGGCGGCGCGGAAGTCGCGGGACTTCGCCACGGCGGACGCGATCCGCGCGGAATTGTCGGCGCGCGGGGTGACGGTGGAGGACACGGCGCAGGGCGCACGGTGGAGCGTGACGGGCTGA
- a CDS encoding ferredoxin family protein codes for MTYVIAEPCIGTKDASCVEVCPVDCIYEAQDQYYINPDECIDCGACEPECPVTAIFPETDVPPEWTQYIERNRALRTEAVA; via the coding sequence ATGACCTACGTGATCGCCGAGCCGTGCATCGGCACCAAGGACGCGAGCTGCGTGGAGGTGTGTCCGGTCGACTGCATCTACGAGGCGCAGGACCAGTACTACATCAACCCCGACGAGTGCATCGACTGCGGCGCGTGCGAGCCCGAGTGCCCGGTGACGGCCATCTTCCCCGAGACCGACGTGCCCCCGGAGTGGACGCAGTACATCGAGCGGAACCGCGCGCTCCGCACGGAGGCCGTGGCGTGA
- a CDS encoding mechanosensitive ion channel family protein, whose translation MLQKADSILAKVRAVTSREPTTLRDLLHPDILLSSALRVAGAVLVAFVLWWTLRIVLRRIERKLGKPQPGALTVSEQRTRTLVSLLRSVGRVIIFVIFLFMLLSAIGLDLGPLLAGAGVVGLAVSFGAQSLVKDVISGLFILIENQFGVGDVVRIEGVSGAVERMTLRVVVLRDVHGVVHIVPNGEIKKVSNLTRTWSRVVLDVGVAYKEDVDRVIAVMRDVGRELWDDPEWRPLLVDAVEVPGIESFGESSVTIRLMAKTLPLKQWDVARELRRRLKRRFDREEIEIPFPHQKLVWDGGGPPPQTARIDVGGAGDDEAGDVDAAEAAAAAAQAHDSAVEDDEA comes from the coding sequence ATGCTCCAGAAGGCAGACTCCATCCTGGCCAAGGTGCGCGCGGTCACCAGCCGCGAGCCCACCACCCTGCGCGACCTGCTGCACCCCGACATCCTGCTGTCGTCGGCGCTGCGGGTGGCGGGGGCGGTGCTGGTCGCGTTCGTGCTGTGGTGGACGCTGCGCATCGTGCTGCGCCGCATCGAGCGCAAGCTGGGCAAGCCGCAGCCGGGCGCGCTCACCGTAAGCGAGCAGCGCACGCGCACGCTGGTGTCGCTGCTGCGCAGCGTGGGACGGGTGATCATCTTCGTGATCTTCCTGTTCATGCTGCTCTCGGCCATCGGCCTCGATCTCGGCCCGCTGCTGGCCGGCGCCGGCGTCGTCGGCCTGGCCGTCTCGTTCGGCGCGCAGTCGCTGGTGAAGGACGTGATCAGCGGCCTGTTCATCCTGATCGAGAACCAGTTCGGGGTGGGCGACGTGGTGCGCATCGAGGGCGTTTCCGGCGCGGTGGAGCGGATGACGCTGCGCGTGGTCGTTCTCCGCGACGTCCACGGCGTGGTGCACATCGTTCCCAACGGCGAGATCAAGAAGGTCAGCAACCTCACCCGCACCTGGTCGCGGGTCGTGCTCGACGTGGGCGTGGCCTACAAGGAGGACGTGGACCGGGTGATCGCGGTGATGCGCGACGTGGGGCGCGAGCTGTGGGACGACCCCGAGTGGCGGCCGCTGCTGGTGGACGCGGTGGAGGTGCCGGGGATCGAGAGCTTCGGCGAGAGCTCCGTCACCATCCGGCTGATGGCCAAGACGCTTCCGCTGAAGCAGTGGGACGTGGCGCGCGAGCTCCGGCGCCGGCTGAAGCGCCGCTTCGACCGCGAGGAGATCGAGATTCCCTTCCCCCACCAGAAGCTGGTGTGGGACGGCGGCGGCCCGCCCCCGCAGACGGCGCGGATCGACGTCGGCGGGGCGGGCGACGACGAGGCGGGCGACGTGGATGCCGCCGAGGCCGCGGCCGCGGCGGCGCAGGCCCACGATTCGGCGGTGGAAGATGACGAGGCATAG
- a CDS encoding HAD-IA family hydrolase, translated as MTNYPDGIRAVLYDFDGTLADSTDLIMRCYRHTMATHLGQCPPDEEWLAGFGTPLDVQIARFARSDDESRAMLDTYRAYQDSIHDELLRPFPGAAETVAELARRGIALAIVTSKHRRSTLRGMGLCGITEHFDVIVTPEDVGNAKPHPEPVLAALERLGVAAGEALFVGDSPHDMASGRAAGTRTAAALWGPFPRESLLAERPDVLLHRQEDVLELVRGG; from the coding sequence ATGACGAACTATCCCGACGGCATCCGCGCGGTGCTGTACGACTTCGACGGGACGCTGGCGGACAGCACCGACCTGATCATGCGCTGCTACCGCCACACCATGGCCACGCACCTGGGCCAGTGCCCACCGGACGAAGAGTGGCTGGCCGGCTTCGGCACGCCGCTGGACGTGCAGATCGCCCGGTTCGCGCGCTCCGATGACGAGAGCCGCGCGATGCTGGATACCTACCGCGCCTACCAGGACTCGATCCACGACGAGCTGCTGCGCCCGTTCCCCGGCGCGGCGGAGACGGTGGCCGAGCTGGCGCGGCGCGGCATCGCCCTGGCCATCGTCACCAGCAAGCACCGGCGCAGCACGCTGCGGGGGATGGGGCTCTGCGGGATCACCGAGCACTTCGACGTGATCGTCACCCCCGAGGACGTGGGCAACGCCAAGCCGCACCCGGAGCCCGTCTTGGCCGCGCTGGAGCGGCTGGGCGTCGCGGCGGGCGAGGCGCTGTTCGTGGGGGATTCGCCGCACGACATGGCCTCCGGCCGCGCGGCGGGAACGCGCACCGCCGCCGCGCTGTGGGGCCCGTTCCCGCGCGAGTCGCTGCTCGCCGAGCGCCCGGACGTGCTGCTGCACCGGCAGGAGGATGTGCTGGAGCTGGTGCGCGGGGGATAG
- a CDS encoding NADPH-dependent assimilatory sulfite reductase hemoprotein subunit: MSIDTELDSLSEVERIKEESGGLRGTLADELEAPGDHLSGEARQLIKFHGSYEQEDRDARKERKQAGLGPAYQFMVRSKVPGGVLTAAQYLAHDELAERLGNGTLRITTRQGLQLHGVVKGDLRPAIAGLNEALVTTLGACGDVVRNVVGCPAPLPGGAREQALALIREISDRFLPSTKAYHEIWVDGEKVAGGEPEAEPDPVYGDRYLPRKFKIGFAFPDDNCTDVHTNDLGLLVIAGGDGRLAGFNVLVGGGLGRTHGKTVTYPRLAEPLGFATADEVIEVAAAIVAVQREHGNRVDRRRARLKYLLDERGIEWFRAEVERILGRPLTAPLPVEVTGVHDHLGWHRQGDGRWFFGIFVENGRISDTPALRLRTALRAVAERFAPGFNLSTQQNVLLTDIAGDDRASVERLLAEHGLVPLHQISGPRRWSMACPALPTCGLALAESERVLPALMDRLDAELARLGLQDEPVTVRMTGCPNGCARPYSAELAFVGRSLGKYAIWLGGSAEGTRLAKPWADLVPFDELVPAVLPLFERFARERGAGEKFGDFHRRVTLEAAPAAEVAA, from the coding sequence ATGAGCATCGACACGGAGCTCGACTCGCTCAGCGAGGTCGAGCGCATCAAGGAAGAAAGCGGGGGGCTGCGCGGCACCCTGGCCGACGAGCTGGAGGCGCCCGGCGACCACCTGTCGGGCGAGGCGCGCCAGCTGATCAAGTTCCACGGCTCGTACGAGCAGGAAGACCGCGACGCGCGCAAGGAGCGCAAGCAGGCGGGCCTCGGCCCCGCCTACCAGTTCATGGTGCGCTCCAAGGTCCCCGGCGGGGTGCTGACCGCGGCGCAGTACCTGGCGCACGACGAGCTGGCGGAGCGGCTGGGCAACGGCACGCTGCGCATCACCACCCGCCAGGGGCTGCAGCTGCACGGCGTGGTGAAGGGCGACCTGCGCCCGGCCATCGCCGGGCTGAACGAGGCGCTGGTGACCACGCTGGGCGCCTGCGGCGACGTGGTCCGCAACGTCGTCGGCTGCCCCGCGCCCCTCCCCGGCGGCGCGCGCGAGCAGGCGCTGGCGCTCATCCGCGAGATCTCCGACCGCTTCCTCCCGTCCACGAAGGCGTACCACGAGATCTGGGTGGACGGGGAGAAGGTGGCGGGGGGCGAGCCCGAGGCGGAGCCCGATCCCGTCTACGGCGATCGCTACCTCCCGCGCAAGTTCAAGATTGGCTTCGCTTTCCCCGACGACAACTGCACCGACGTGCACACCAACGACCTGGGGCTGCTGGTGATCGCCGGCGGCGACGGGCGGCTGGCGGGGTTCAACGTCCTCGTCGGCGGGGGACTGGGGCGCACGCACGGGAAGACGGTCACCTATCCGCGCCTGGCCGAGCCGCTGGGCTTCGCCACGGCGGACGAGGTGATCGAGGTGGCGGCGGCGATCGTGGCGGTGCAGCGCGAGCACGGCAACCGGGTGGACCGGCGGCGCGCGCGGCTGAAGTACCTGCTGGACGAGCGCGGCATCGAGTGGTTCCGCGCCGAGGTGGAGCGCATCCTGGGGCGCCCGCTTACCGCGCCGCTCCCCGTGGAGGTGACGGGTGTGCACGACCACCTGGGCTGGCACCGGCAGGGCGACGGGCGCTGGTTCTTCGGCATCTTCGTGGAGAACGGCCGCATCTCCGACACCCCCGCGCTGCGGCTGCGCACGGCGCTGCGGGCGGTAGCGGAGCGGTTCGCGCCCGGCTTCAACCTCTCCACCCAGCAGAACGTGCTGCTGACCGACATCGCGGGCGACGACCGCGCGAGCGTGGAGCGGCTGCTGGCGGAGCACGGGCTGGTGCCGCTGCACCAGATCTCCGGCCCGCGGCGCTGGTCGATGGCCTGCCCGGCGCTCCCCACGTGCGGGCTGGCGCTGGCGGAATCGGAGCGCGTGCTCCCCGCGTTGATGGACCGGCTGGACGCGGAGCTGGCGCGGCTGGGGCTGCAGGACGAACCGGTGACGGTACGGATGACCGGGTGCCCCAACGGCTGCGCGCGCCCCTACAGCGCCGAGCTGGCGTTCGTCGGCCGCTCGCTGGGGAAGTACGCGATCTGGCTGGGCGGAAGCGCCGAGGGAACGCGGCTGGCCAAGCCGTGGGCGGACCTGGTTCCCTTCGACGAGCTGGTGCCGGCGGTGCTCCCGCTCTTCGAGCGCTTCGCCCGGGAGCGCGGGGCGGGGGAGAAGTTCGGCGACTTCCACCGCCGCGTGACGCTGGAGGCGGCGCCCGCCGCGGAGGTGGCCGCATGA
- the sat gene encoding sulfate adenylyltransferase produces MPITPYGGTLVDLRPETREASELRRRARSLPQIRVSAVTLSDLYLLSVGALSPLDGFMGEGDYDAVLEGLALASGLPWSIPLTLSATRAEASALRPGDEAALVAPDGETAAVITVREVFGWNRDREAEAVYGTRERAHPGVARLDSLGELLVGGEVKYLYPRDVSGFPEDNLTPAETREEFARRGWRTVVAFQTRNPVHRAHEYLQKVALESVDGLLLHPLVGDTKADDVPADVRMRCYRVLLENYYPAGRVLLSVLPAAMRYAGPREAVFHAIIRRNYGATHFIVGRDHAGVGNYYGTYAAQEIFDRIDTQALGIVPLKFEHAFFCRACGQMASTRTCPHGREHHVVLSGTKVRESLARGERPPAEFSRPEVADVLVEAAAQALQPA; encoded by the coding sequence ATGCCCATCACCCCGTACGGCGGCACGCTGGTCGACCTGAGGCCCGAGACGCGCGAGGCCAGCGAGCTGCGGCGCCGCGCCCGCTCGCTCCCGCAAATCCGCGTCTCCGCGGTGACGCTTTCCGATCTGTATCTCCTGTCCGTCGGCGCGCTGAGCCCGCTGGACGGCTTCATGGGCGAGGGGGATTACGACGCGGTGCTGGAGGGTCTGGCGCTCGCGAGCGGCCTCCCCTGGAGCATCCCCCTGACCCTCTCCGCCACCCGCGCCGAGGCCTCCGCGCTGCGGCCGGGCGACGAGGCCGCGCTGGTGGCCCCGGACGGCGAGACGGCGGCCGTCATCACCGTGCGCGAGGTCTTCGGCTGGAACCGCGACCGCGAGGCCGAGGCCGTCTACGGCACCCGCGAGCGCGCGCACCCCGGCGTGGCGCGGCTGGACTCGCTGGGCGAGCTGCTGGTGGGCGGCGAGGTGAAGTACCTGTATCCCCGCGACGTGAGCGGCTTTCCGGAAGACAACCTGACGCCGGCGGAGACGCGCGAGGAGTTCGCCCGGCGCGGCTGGCGCACCGTGGTGGCCTTTCAGACGCGCAACCCCGTGCACCGCGCGCACGAGTACCTGCAGAAGGTGGCGCTGGAATCGGTCGACGGGCTCCTTCTCCATCCCCTGGTCGGCGACACCAAGGCGGACGACGTGCCCGCCGACGTGCGGATGCGCTGCTACCGCGTGCTGCTGGAGAACTACTATCCCGCAGGCCGCGTCCTCCTCTCCGTCCTTCCCGCCGCGATGCGGTATGCGGGACCGCGGGAGGCGGTGTTCCACGCCATCATCCGCCGCAACTACGGGGCGACGCACTTCATCGTGGGCCGCGACCACGCCGGAGTGGGCAACTACTACGGCACCTACGCGGCGCAGGAGATCTTCGACCGCATCGACACCCAGGCGCTGGGGATCGTGCCGCTGAAGTTCGAGCACGCCTTCTTCTGCCGCGCCTGCGGGCAGATGGCGTCCACCCGCACCTGCCCGCACGGGCGCGAGCACCACGTGGTGCTCTCGGGAACGAAGGTGCGCGAATCGCTGGCGCGGGGAGAGCGCCCGCCCGCCGAGTTCTCGCGCCCCGAGGTGGCCGACGTGCTGGTCGAGGCCGCCGCCCAGGCCCTGCAGCCCGCCTGA